A portion of the Anoxybacillus gonensis genome contains these proteins:
- a CDS encoding HD domain-containing protein, translated as MDKREIIQKTEQYVRSLLENDASGHDWWHIDRVRRMGTTLAKKEGADEFIVEMAALLHDVADEKIAGNEEKGLSAVTSWLEQMPLSNDDKEHIIDIISSVSFKGGHGKKPHTIEGMVVQDADRLDAIGAIGIARTFMYAGSRGHLMHDPFLPYREKITKEEYRQGRSTAINHFYEKLLKLKEWMNTESAKQIALKRHEFMERFLYQFYQEWDEQYENVNG; from the coding sequence ATGGATAAACGGGAAATCATTCAAAAAACAGAACAATATGTGCGTTCATTGCTAGAGAATGATGCAAGCGGACATGACTGGTGGCACATTGACCGTGTTCGGCGTATGGGCACCACTCTTGCGAAGAAAGAAGGCGCTGACGAATTTATTGTCGAAATGGCTGCGCTTCTTCATGACGTAGCCGATGAAAAAATCGCAGGAAACGAAGAGAAGGGCTTATCTGCTGTAACCTCTTGGCTCGAACAAATGCCGCTGTCCAATGACGATAAAGAGCATATCATTGACATTATCTCTTCGGTCTCGTTTAAAGGAGGACACGGGAAAAAGCCACACACCATTGAGGGGATGGTTGTACAAGATGCGGACCGCCTCGATGCCATCGGTGCGATCGGCATTGCCCGCACGTTTATGTATGCGGGAAGCCGCGGGCATCTTATGCATGATCCGTTCCTTCCTTACCGGGAGAAGATAACGAAGGAAGAATACCGGCAAGGCCGCAGTACGGCGATTAATCATTTTTATGAAAAATTATTAAAACTAAAAGAATGGATGAATACAGAAAGCGCGAAACAAATCGCGCTCAAACGTCATGAATTTATGGAGCGTTTTTTATATCAATTTTATCAAGAGTGGGATGAGCAATATGAAAATGTTAACGGTTGA
- a CDS encoding ABC-F family ATP-binding cassette domain-containing protein, with protein MKMLTVEHLSKSYAEKTLFRDISFTIKEQERIGIIGVNGTGKSTLLKIIAGVELADAGQITHSKDYSIGYLPQQPDFQENLTVLEQVFHGDTPLIRLLRDYETVLAELEKNPLDDKLQKRLFRCQQQMDAMNAWEASSNAKAILTKLGIDDMTKTMGELSGGQKRRVALAQALIETPDLLILDEPTNHLDYETIRWLEEYLARYSGAVLLVTHDRYFLDRVTNRILELDNGKLYSYTGNYAAFLEGKALREEQELAAEAKRQNLYRRELAWIRRGAKARTTKQKARIQRFEELEQSLGMEQKSSLDISLSGSRLGKKVLELKRVCKAFGSQVILDKFSFLVKPGDRIGIVGANGSGKSTLLNLLVGRVQPDEGEIEIGQTVKIAYYTQENVDMDENKRMIEYIREAGEVIHTTDGKTISAAQMLERFLFPMNTHGTPIHKLSGGEKRRLYLLRILMTEPNVLLLDEPTNDLDTQTLTVLEDYLETFPGVVITVSHDRYFLDKVAEQLLIFEGNGKIAHYFGDYSDYLEEQLKKKGEQAELKQPIMKEQVQPAKPAKRRLSYKEQKEWEEIEDKIAALETKLQEITLEMEQAASDYEKVQRLASEHEQLSAELDALLERWAELSELVEALQSK; from the coding sequence ATGAAAATGTTAACGGTTGAACATTTATCTAAAAGCTATGCGGAAAAAACGTTATTTCGCGATATTTCGTTTACGATTAAAGAACAGGAACGAATCGGCATTATTGGCGTGAATGGGACAGGAAAGTCAACGTTACTGAAAATCATTGCCGGTGTTGAGCTTGCGGACGCGGGACAAATTACGCATTCGAAAGACTATTCAATCGGTTATTTGCCGCAACAGCCCGATTTTCAAGAAAACTTAACAGTATTGGAACAAGTGTTTCACGGGGATACACCGCTGATTCGTTTATTGCGTGACTATGAAACAGTTTTAGCCGAGCTTGAGAAAAATCCCCTTGATGATAAGCTGCAGAAACGTCTTTTCCGCTGCCAGCAGCAAATGGACGCAATGAACGCATGGGAAGCAAGCTCCAACGCAAAAGCGATTCTTACGAAATTAGGCATTGATGACATGACAAAAACAATGGGAGAGCTTTCCGGTGGTCAAAAGCGCCGCGTCGCTTTGGCGCAGGCGCTTATTGAAACACCTGATTTGTTGATTTTAGACGAGCCGACGAACCATCTTGACTACGAAACGATCCGCTGGTTGGAAGAGTATTTGGCGCGTTATAGCGGGGCCGTTTTGCTTGTGACGCACGATCGTTACTTTTTAGATCGTGTGACCAACCGCATTTTAGAGTTGGATAATGGAAAACTATACAGTTATACAGGAAATTACGCAGCATTTTTAGAAGGAAAAGCGCTGAGAGAGGAGCAGGAGCTTGCCGCTGAAGCGAAACGGCAAAACTTATATCGCCGCGAATTGGCTTGGATCAGAAGAGGAGCAAAAGCGCGGACAACGAAACAAAAGGCGCGCATCCAGCGATTCGAAGAGCTGGAGCAATCACTTGGAATGGAACAAAAGAGCAGTCTCGATATCTCATTAAGCGGCAGCCGTCTTGGCAAAAAAGTGCTAGAGTTAAAACGTGTGTGCAAAGCGTTCGGCAGCCAAGTGATTTTAGATAAGTTTAGCTTCCTAGTCAAACCGGGAGACCGCATCGGCATTGTCGGGGCGAACGGAAGCGGTAAATCGACGCTGTTGAATTTGCTTGTCGGCCGAGTCCAGCCTGATGAGGGAGAAATCGAAATCGGGCAAACGGTGAAAATCGCGTATTACACGCAAGAAAATGTTGATATGGATGAAAATAAACGAATGATTGAATACATTCGCGAAGCAGGGGAAGTCATTCATACGACTGATGGAAAAACAATTTCCGCCGCGCAAATGCTGGAGCGTTTCTTATTTCCAATGAATACGCACGGAACACCCATTCACAAATTGTCAGGCGGAGAGAAACGGCGGTTGTATTTGTTGCGCATTTTAATGACAGAACCGAACGTGCTCCTTCTTGACGAGCCGACGAACGATTTGGATACGCAGACATTGACGGTACTTGAAGATTATTTAGAAACCTTCCCGGGGGTTGTGATTACGGTTTCACATGACCGTTATTTTTTAGACAAAGTGGCAGAACAATTACTTATTTTTGAAGGAAATGGGAAAATTGCGCATTATTTTGGTGATTACTCCGATTATTTAGAGGAGCAGCTAAAGAAAAAAGGAGAGCAGGCAGAACTTAAGCAGCCAATAATGAAAGAACAAGTTCAGCCTGCAAAGCCGGCCAAGCGCAGATTAAGCTATAAAGAACAGAAAGAATGGGAAGAAATCGAAGATAAAATTGCGGCATTGGAGACGAAATTGCAAGAAATTACGCTGGAAATGGAACAAGCGGCGAGCGACTATGAAAAAGTGCAAAGATTAGCATCCGAACATGAGCAATTAAGTGCAGAGCTCGATGCGCTGCTTGAGCGCTGGGCGGAATTGTCTGAACTTGTGGAAGCATTACAATCGAAGTGA
- a CDS encoding conserved virulence factor C family protein: protein MNIQSIEPTPSPNTMKVLLDEELPFGTSHNYKPDNVENAPVIIQELMKIEGVKGIYHVADFLAIERNPKYDWKEILTKVREVFGEEIESTQDDKQVRNEHFGEVKVYVQMLYGLPMQVKLTDGQEERRFGLPQPFMDAVLEAQKHAGNIVLERKWVEKGVRYGTFEEIGAEVVEELSAAYPPERLERMVQMFKSGEQAKTQKRVSYKVTEEMLDDPDWTKRYAALEQMAEPTEEDLPVLAKALKDEKVAIRRLATAYLGMIGGKKVLPHLYEALKDKAVSVRRTAGDCLSDIGDPEAMPVMIEALKDPSKLVRWRAAMFLYEVGDESALPALKAAENDPEFEVSMQIKMAIERIEGGEEAKGSVWKQMTESRRKGNSSE, encoded by the coding sequence ATGAACATTCAATCGATTGAACCAACACCAAGCCCAAATACAATGAAAGTGCTGTTAGATGAAGAGCTTCCATTTGGCACAAGCCATAATTATAAGCCGGATAATGTCGAGAATGCACCAGTTATTATTCAAGAATTAATGAAAATTGAAGGGGTTAAAGGCATTTACCATGTTGCCGATTTTTTAGCGATTGAACGAAATCCGAAGTATGATTGGAAAGAGATTTTAACAAAAGTGCGTGAAGTATTTGGTGAAGAGATTGAAAGCACACAAGACGATAAACAAGTACGTAACGAGCATTTTGGCGAAGTGAAAGTGTATGTGCAAATGCTTTATGGATTGCCAATGCAGGTGAAGTTAACCGACGGTCAGGAAGAAAGACGATTCGGTTTGCCGCAGCCGTTTATGGATGCGGTTTTAGAAGCGCAGAAACATGCCGGAAATATTGTTCTTGAACGAAAGTGGGTCGAAAAAGGCGTGCGCTACGGCACGTTCGAGGAAATCGGTGCAGAAGTAGTTGAAGAACTGTCCGCTGCCTATCCGCCAGAACGGTTAGAGCGGATGGTACAAATGTTTAAAAGCGGCGAGCAAGCGAAAACGCAAAAACGAGTAAGCTACAAAGTAACGGAAGAAATGCTTGACGACCCAGATTGGACAAAACGCTATGCGGCTTTAGAACAAATGGCAGAGCCAACCGAAGAAGATTTGCCGGTGTTGGCAAAGGCTTTAAAAGACGAAAAAGTGGCGATTCGCCGCCTTGCCACTGCTTATTTAGGAATGATTGGCGGCAAAAAAGTGCTCCCACATCTTTATGAAGCGCTGAAAGATAAAGCGGTCTCCGTGCGCCGTACAGCTGGAGACTGTCTATCTGATATTGGCGATCCTGAAGCGATGCCAGTCATGATTGAGGCATTAAAAGACCCAAGCAAATTGGTCCGCTGGCGCGCGGCGATGTTTTTATACGAAGTTGGTGATGAATCAGCTCTTCCAGCTTTAAAAGCGGCAGAAAATGATCCGGAGTTTGAAGTAAGCATGCAAATAAAAATGGCGATTGAACGTATTGAAGGCGGCGAAGAAGCCAAAGGATCCGTGTGGAAGCAGATGACAGAAAGCAGAAGAAAAGGAAACAGCAGTGAATGA
- a CDS encoding ArsR/SmtB family transcription factor, whose translation MSKKDTCEIYCYDEEKVNRIQGELQKEDISSVVLLFKALADENRAKIAYSLCQDEELCVCDIANIIGASVATTSHHLRTLYKQGIVKYRKEGKLAFYSLDDDHIKQLIMIALAHEKEVKVHV comes from the coding sequence ATGAGTAAGAAAGATACATGTGAAATTTATTGTTATGACGAAGAAAAAGTCAATCGAATACAAGGGGAATTGCAAAAAGAAGATATATCCAGTGTTGTCCTGTTGTTTAAAGCACTGGCAGATGAAAATAGGGCAAAAATTGCCTATTCACTTTGCCAAGATGAAGAGTTATGTGTATGTGATATTGCCAATATCATTGGGGCTTCTGTTGCAACCACTTCCCATCATTTACGGACCCTTTATAAACAAGGGATTGTAAAGTATCGAAAAGAAGGAAAGCTAGCATTTTATTCGCTGGATGATGACCATATTAAGCAGTTAATCATGATTGCGTTAGCACATGAGAAAGAGGTGAAAGTCCATGTCTGA
- a CDS encoding heavy metal translocating P-type ATPase, protein MSEQQAKLSKSEVKTYRVQGFTCANCAAKFENNVKALPGVQDAKVNFGASKITVWGTTTIEELEKAGAFENLKIREDKEKAVKREPFWKQKENIKVYISAVLLVISWFLGMQYGEEHIFATIGYAASILIGGYSLFMKGFKNLVRLQFDMNTLMTVAILGAAAIGEWGEGATVVILFAISEALERYSMDKARQSIESLMDIAPKEALIRRGNEEMMVPVDDIQVGDIMIVKPGQKLAMDGIVIKGTSTLNQAAITGESVPVTKTVGDEVFAGTLNEEGLLEVKVTKRVEDTTLSKIIHLVEEAQAERAPSQAFVDRFAKYYTPAIIIFALLLAVIPPLFMGADWSEWIYRGLAVLVVGCPCALVISTPVSIVTAIGNAAKNGVLIKGGIYLEEAGNLKVIAFDKTGTLTKGVPSVTDVVTYNGNENELMTITAAIEKGSQHPLASAIIRKAEEDGLNFNDVSVEEFQSITGKGVKAKVNNEMYYVGSPGLFEELLPNGIQSKIKEQITDLQTQGKTVMALGTEKEILALIAVADEIRESSKEVIRKLHQVGIEKTVMLTGDNQRTAEAIGKQVGVSDIKADLLPEDKLNFIKELRDKYRSVAMVGDGVNDAPALAASTVGVAMGGAGTDTALETADIVLMSDDLSKLPYTIKLSRKALAIIKQNITFSLGIKVLALLLIVPGWLTLWLAIFADMGATLIVTLNSMRLLNVKE, encoded by the coding sequence ATGTCTGAACAACAAGCAAAATTATCTAAATCAGAAGTGAAAACCTACCGTGTTCAAGGATTTACTTGTGCAAACTGTGCAGCAAAGTTTGAAAATAACGTAAAAGCATTGCCAGGTGTTCAAGATGCTAAAGTAAACTTTGGAGCATCTAAAATTACCGTTTGGGGTACAACAACCATCGAAGAATTAGAAAAAGCAGGGGCTTTTGAAAACTTAAAGATTCGGGAAGATAAAGAAAAAGCAGTCAAGCGTGAACCTTTTTGGAAGCAAAAAGAGAATATTAAAGTGTACATTTCCGCCGTTTTGCTTGTGATCAGTTGGTTTCTAGGGATGCAATACGGAGAAGAGCATATCTTTGCGACAATTGGATATGCTGCATCGATTTTAATCGGTGGATATTCGCTATTTATGAAAGGTTTCAAGAACCTGGTTCGATTACAGTTTGATATGAATACGCTGATGACAGTGGCGATTTTAGGAGCTGCAGCAATTGGTGAATGGGGAGAAGGTGCAACGGTTGTTATTCTATTCGCCATTAGTGAAGCCTTAGAGCGTTATTCCATGGATAAAGCTCGTCAATCCATTGAATCGTTGATGGATATTGCTCCAAAAGAAGCATTAATTCGTCGCGGAAATGAAGAAATGATGGTCCCTGTTGACGATATTCAAGTCGGGGATATTATGATCGTAAAGCCTGGTCAGAAATTAGCGATGGATGGAATCGTCATCAAGGGTACATCTACGCTAAATCAGGCTGCCATTACGGGGGAAAGTGTTCCAGTAACCAAAACAGTCGGTGATGAAGTCTTTGCAGGAACATTGAATGAAGAAGGGTTATTGGAAGTAAAAGTTACAAAACGAGTGGAAGATACAACTCTTTCGAAAATCATCCATTTAGTGGAAGAAGCTCAAGCAGAACGAGCACCTTCTCAAGCGTTTGTAGATCGTTTTGCCAAATACTATACACCAGCCATTATCATTTTTGCTCTTTTACTAGCCGTTATTCCGCCATTATTTATGGGTGCTGATTGGAGCGAATGGATTTATCGAGGTCTAGCTGTATTAGTGGTTGGTTGTCCGTGTGCGTTGGTTATTTCCACGCCTGTTTCGATTGTAACTGCCATTGGAAATGCAGCGAAAAACGGTGTGTTAATTAAAGGTGGTATTTATTTAGAGGAAGCAGGAAACTTAAAAGTGATTGCTTTTGATAAAACAGGAACATTAACAAAAGGTGTTCCTTCCGTCACCGATGTAGTCACTTATAATGGTAATGAAAATGAACTAATGACCATTACAGCAGCCATTGAAAAAGGCTCACAACATCCACTTGCTTCCGCCATTATAAGAAAAGCAGAAGAAGATGGATTGAATTTTAATGATGTATCGGTTGAAGAATTCCAATCCATTACCGGTAAAGGTGTAAAAGCCAAAGTAAATAACGAAATGTATTATGTCGGAAGTCCAGGTCTTTTTGAAGAACTTCTTCCAAATGGTATCCAATCAAAAATAAAAGAACAAATTACAGATCTTCAAACACAAGGGAAAACGGTCATGGCGTTAGGAACGGAAAAAGAAATTCTGGCGTTAATTGCCGTGGCAGACGAAATAAGAGAATCATCCAAAGAGGTTATTCGAAAACTGCATCAAGTCGGTATTGAAAAAACGGTGATGCTGACGGGAGATAACCAAAGAACAGCCGAAGCCATCGGAAAACAAGTCGGGGTTTCCGATATTAAAGCCGATTTACTTCCAGAAGATAAACTGAATTTCATCAAAGAGCTTCGCGACAAGTATCGAAGTGTTGCGATGGTTGGAGATGGTGTGAACGATGCACCAGCTCTTGCAGCTTCAACCGTTGGTGTGGCAATGGGTGGTGCTGGAACCGATACAGCCCTTGAAACAGCCGATATTGTTTTAATGTCTGATGATTTAAGTAAATTGCCATATACGATTAAATTGAGCCGCAAGGCTTTAGCGATTATTAAGCAAAACATTACCTTCTCTTTGGGCATTAAGGTGCTGGCGTTATTGTTAATTGTACCTGGTTGGTTAACGTTATGGTTAGCGATATTTGCCGATATGGGAGCAACATTAATCGTAACATTAAACAGCATGCGATTGCTAAATGTGAAAGAATAA
- a CDS encoding iron-containing alcohol dehydrogenase family protein, with protein sequence MDIIEVRGAPNYYACESGVLMHLEALLQRHGFKNVFVICGERSWKAAEPYFPKNGEFTYSFFRYNGECSLSEIERLSSLCVHFDVIIGIGGGKVLDLAKAVANQTHLDVVLIPTLASTCAAWTPLSVIYDENGTFIRYDIFPKSTLMVLVDTRILLHSPAAYLRAGIADTLAKWYEADCIIRQVNNPPLSVKIAHQTAYLCKTELLEHSRAAINDLVEKRDTLSFRKVIETIIMAGGMVGGFGDQYGRIAAAHSVHNGLTKVPETHHLLHGEKVAYGILVQLALEENWDEIHRLLPFYRDLKLPYTLKQLGLDATEKEKLTYIAEEIVQPHESIHLMNIPVDSGKIVQAFYQLEKLAV encoded by the coding sequence ATGGACATCATTGAAGTTCGTGGCGCTCCTAATTATTACGCATGTGAAAGCGGAGTGTTAATGCATCTCGAAGCTTTGCTGCAAAGACATGGTTTTAAAAATGTTTTTGTCATTTGCGGAGAACGGTCATGGAAAGCCGCTGAGCCGTACTTCCCTAAAAACGGCGAATTCACTTATTCCTTTTTCCGATATAACGGAGAGTGTTCATTGTCTGAAATTGAACGGTTATCGTCCCTTTGTGTGCATTTTGATGTCATCATTGGAATTGGCGGCGGAAAAGTGCTAGATTTAGCTAAAGCCGTTGCCAATCAAACGCATCTTGATGTGGTATTAATTCCTACTCTTGCTTCTACTTGCGCAGCTTGGACACCTCTTAGCGTGATTTATGATGAAAACGGAACATTTATTCGCTATGATATTTTTCCGAAATCAACGTTAATGGTTCTAGTTGATACAAGAATATTGCTACATTCACCAGCCGCTTATCTTCGAGCCGGAATTGCGGATACACTTGCCAAATGGTATGAAGCCGATTGTATCATTCGCCAAGTAAACAACCCTCCTCTTTCCGTAAAAATCGCTCATCAAACGGCCTATCTTTGCAAAACGGAGCTGCTCGAACATAGCCGAGCGGCCATAAACGACTTAGTAGAAAAACGCGATACCTTATCATTCCGCAAAGTAATTGAAACGATTATTATGGCAGGCGGCATGGTTGGAGGGTTTGGTGATCAATATGGACGAATAGCAGCGGCCCATTCCGTTCATAACGGATTAACGAAGGTACCCGAAACCCATCATTTATTGCATGGAGAAAAAGTGGCATACGGGATTCTCGTTCAGCTAGCCCTTGAAGAAAATTGGGATGAAATTCATCGTTTGCTTCCATTTTATCGCGATTTAAAGCTGCCTTATACGTTAAAACAACTCGGTCTTGATGCAACAGAAAAAGAAAAACTAACTTATATTGCCGAAGAAATCGTCCAACCGCATGAATCTATTCATCTTATGAATATCCCTGTTGATAGCGGGAAAATCGTCCAAGCATTTTATCAACTTGAGAAGTTAGCAGTTTAA
- a CDS encoding MetQ/NlpA family ABC transporter substrate-binding protein has product MKKLSIFLVLLLSFGLLAACGSKETTSNSTNSTEKKEITIGATSGPYSDMVNKAIKPILEKKGYQVKVVEFSDYIQPNLALANGDLDANLFQHKVYMENFAKENNLDLSEVITVPTAPMGIYSKKFKSLDEVKEGSQIAIPNDPTNAARAFLILQDAGFIKLDPAANPLTVSEKDIKENVKNLQFKPIEAGQLPRAVESVDLAAVPGNFALAAKMNLLDALVLEKMPDQYRNRVVVNTKDLNKQFVKDIKEAVESEEFEKVIDEQFKGFGKPEWMLKRKQ; this is encoded by the coding sequence ATGAAGAAATTATCCATCTTTCTCGTTTTACTGTTATCCTTTGGGCTTCTCGCAGCCTGCGGAAGCAAAGAAACCACTTCTAATTCTACTAATTCTACAGAGAAAAAAGAAATTACCATCGGAGCTACTTCCGGTCCTTACAGCGACATGGTGAATAAAGCGATTAAACCGATTCTCGAAAAGAAAGGCTATCAAGTAAAAGTCGTAGAATTCAGCGACTACATTCAACCAAACTTGGCTCTTGCTAACGGTGATTTGGATGCCAATCTATTCCAGCACAAAGTTTATATGGAGAACTTTGCGAAAGAAAATAACCTTGACCTTTCAGAAGTGATCACCGTTCCAACTGCACCAATGGGCATTTACTCAAAAAAATTTAAATCGCTGGACGAAGTGAAAGAAGGCAGTCAGATTGCGATTCCTAACGATCCGACAAACGCAGCAAGAGCGTTCTTAATCTTACAAGATGCAGGGTTTATTAAACTCGACCCAGCGGCAAACCCGCTAACGGTCTCAGAGAAAGATATAAAAGAAAATGTCAAGAACCTTCAGTTTAAGCCAATTGAAGCCGGTCAGTTACCTCGTGCGGTAGAAAGCGTTGATTTGGCTGCTGTGCCTGGAAATTTTGCATTAGCAGCAAAAATGAACTTGCTTGACGCACTTGTATTAGAAAAGATGCCTGATCAATACCGTAACCGTGTTGTCGTAAATACAAAAGATTTAAACAAGCAATTTGTGAAAGATATTAAAGAAGCCGTTGAATCCGAAGAGTTTGAAAAAGTAATTGATGAGCAATTTAAAGGTTTCGGCAAACCAGAGTGGATGTTAAAACGAAAACAGTAA
- a CDS encoding methionine ABC transporter permease, translating to MLLDSLINLVPELNKAFLETLYMVAISLSVAIIAGLPLGILLFVTDRGLFLENTTVKSILGFVVNMIRSIPFVILLVGLLPLTKLITGTTIGPTAASVSLSVAAIPFFARIVETSLREIDKGVIEAAVAVGATPWMIIKDVLLPEARPGIVHGITITTISLVGYSAMAGIVGGGGIGDLAIRFGYYRYDDTVMITTIIILICLVQIIQFAGDRIARLVDKR from the coding sequence GTGCTGCTTGATTCGCTTATCAATTTAGTTCCTGAACTGAATAAAGCGTTTTTAGAGACGCTTTACATGGTTGCTATTTCTCTTTCGGTGGCGATTATCGCCGGACTTCCTTTAGGAATTTTGTTATTCGTCACCGACCGCGGGCTATTTTTAGAAAATACAACCGTTAAATCGATCCTTGGATTTGTCGTCAATATGATTCGTTCGATTCCTTTTGTGATTTTGCTTGTCGGACTATTGCCGCTCACTAAACTCATTACAGGGACAACAATCGGACCTACCGCCGCTTCTGTTTCGCTGTCCGTTGCGGCAATTCCGTTTTTTGCTAGAATTGTAGAAACTTCTTTGCGAGAGATTGACAAAGGGGTGATCGAGGCAGCTGTTGCTGTCGGGGCCACGCCTTGGATGATTATCAAAGACGTCCTCTTGCCTGAAGCACGTCCCGGTATTGTGCACGGAATTACGATTACAACGATAAGTTTAGTCGGATATTCGGCGATGGCAGGAATTGTTGGCGGCGGAGGAATTGGGGACCTTGCGATTCGCTTTGGTTATTACCGCTACGATGATACTGTCATGATTACGACCATCATCATTTTAATCTGTCTTGTGCAAATCATTCAGTTTGCAGGTGACCGTATTGCTCGTCTTGTTGATAAGCGATAA
- a CDS encoding methionine ABC transporter ATP-binding protein, producing MIEVRNLVKIYSSKKNKVIGVDHVSLTIKNGEIFGIVGYSGAGKSTLLRCLNLLERPTSGQVIIDGIDLTTLNKKELRQARLKIGMIFQNFNLVSSKTVFENVAFALKAAKKSKEEIEKRVNELLEMVGLTDKRDAYPSQLSGGQKQRVGIARALANEPTVLLCDEATSALDPSTTKSILALLKKINRELGITIVLITHEMEVVKDICDRIAVMQDGKVIELGTVYDIFTNPKEELTKSFINSVLQFDLPDHLLKKRTGTIVKIQFKGEMAEEAVVSDMLQTFKVKGNILHGKIEYIQDMPLGIFIMELTGEPDEVQRAIDYISLRTNGLEVITGAA from the coding sequence ATGATTGAGGTAAGAAATTTAGTAAAAATATATTCATCCAAAAAAAATAAAGTCATTGGCGTAGATCATGTTTCTTTAACCATCAAAAATGGTGAAATCTTCGGGATTGTTGGCTATAGCGGCGCCGGGAAAAGCACGCTGTTACGATGCTTAAATCTTTTAGAACGCCCGACATCCGGCCAAGTTATTATCGATGGTATCGACTTAACAACTTTAAATAAAAAGGAATTACGACAAGCACGCTTAAAGATAGGAATGATTTTCCAAAATTTCAACCTTGTAAGTTCAAAAACAGTATTTGAAAATGTCGCATTTGCTTTAAAAGCCGCAAAAAAATCAAAGGAGGAAATTGAAAAAAGAGTGAATGAACTGCTGGAAATGGTTGGTCTTACTGATAAACGCGATGCGTACCCTTCCCAACTAAGCGGCGGTCAAAAACAACGAGTCGGAATTGCGCGTGCACTCGCAAACGAGCCGACTGTCCTTTTATGCGACGAAGCAACATCAGCGCTTGATCCGAGTACGACAAAGTCGATTCTAGCCTTGTTGAAAAAGATTAACCGCGAACTTGGAATTACCATTGTTTTAATTACTCATGAGATGGAAGTCGTCAAGGACATATGTGACCGTATTGCCGTGATGCAAGATGGAAAAGTGATTGAGTTAGGAACAGTGTATGATATCTTTACGAATCCGAAAGAAGAGCTGACAAAATCGTTTATTAATAGCGTTCTGCAATTTGATCTTCCGGATCATTTACTGAAAAAACGTACAGGAACGATTGTAAAAATTCAGTTCAAAGGTGAGATGGCCGAAGAAGCAGTTGTTTCTGATATGCTCCAAACCTTCAAAGTAAAAGGGAATATTTTACATGGAAAAATTGAGTACATTCAGGATATGCCGCTTGGAATTTTCATTATGGAACTTACAGGAGAGCCTGATGAAGTTCAGCGAGCGATTGATTATATTTCCCTGAGAACAAATGGATTGGAGGTCATTACAGGTGCTGCTTGA